taacaaataaatttttattttattttagatttgtcaaataccttttatatccaacatatattttaaatttaaaaagaaaagcgagtatttacaaaaatttacaagggatataattgaaaattgaaattttacaaaccctaaatctctaaaccctacaaaccctaaacctctaaaccttcttataaatatctaaattttttttatttcagccgtactttttttttcacgcCAATTCTCATACTCAAGTGTAAACTCTCCAGCcggttatctctctctctctctaatgtgtttattttttttttctgcataatgCTTTTTAGCTTTTGTACAAtaaactttgaagtttgaacccaTGTGCCTTGTGCTTTTCTTGATTGTGATATGGCCCACttgttttagtttctttgaATGATAATAAGACAACTTGACATTATGCTTGTTGGCCATCTTATAAACATGTGTTAATTCCCTTGGATCcgtatattattttttgaagtgtGTTTCATATGTTGCGGATTATAGAATTAAAAAGTGTTTGTgatggaaaataataataaaacgtCAAGaacaatgtttatatttttattgtaatgtgtTGTTTATTTGCATTTTGTGAACTGTGTAGGTATAGATGGAGGAAACCAATAATAGCAATAACGTGGAAAATACAAATGATGTGGAAATTATAACTGAGGAAGAAGTTGATGACTTGGAAGATGTAACAGTTCTAATGGAgggtcaaaaaaagaaaaggcgtAGGAAAACTTCACTAGTTTGGCCACACTTTGAAATGGTTTCTCCTTGACCAGACAAGAAGCCAAGATGCAAATGTAAGAGATGTGGACTTGTTTACTTGGTTCCAGGTAATTACGGAACTGGAAACTTAAAGCGTCATTTGGAAACATGTGTGAGAAGAGATACACGAGATGTGGGTCAATTACTTTTAAGTAAAAATGGTGGGGCTGTATCTAAATTTGAACCTGATAAATTTAGGGAGTTGCTAGTTGCTGCTATTGTTATGCATGAATTACCAGTTCGTTTTGTTGAGTATACTGCCATAAGAGCTATATTTGCTTATTTATGCCCTGAAGCTCCATTATTACTAGAAATACTACTAGGGCTAATTTGATTAAGATGCATCGAAGGgagaaagaaaagattaaatTCATGTTAAAAGATGCTCCAAGTAGAATTAGTCTAACATCTGATTTGTGGAATTCTGTAATCACTGATGGATATATGTGCATTACTGCACATTTCATTGATAGAAACTGGGTTCTACAAAAAAGGGTGCTGAATTTTTGCTTTATGCCTCCACCACACAATGGAGTTTCTTTgtctaaaaaaatgtataatttgctTTGTGAGTGGGAAATTGAGAACAAGGTGTTCTCTGTGACATTAGATAATGCCTCCTTTAATAATGTTTTTGTTGACATCTTGAGAACTCAGTTGAGTTTTAGGAAAGCACTTGTTTGTAATCGTGATTTTTTTCATCTTCGTTGTTGTGCTCATATTCTTAATATAATAGTACAAGATGGCTTAAAGGAGATTGATATTGCTATCCAAAAAATTCGAGAAAGTGTTAAATATGTGAAAGGTTCACAAGTGAGGAAGCAAAAATTTTTAGAGTTGGTGAATCAAATGTCTTTAGATGGTAAGAAAGGCTTAAGACAAGATGTTCCCACTAGGTGGAATTCTACCTTTCTTATGATTGAGAATGCTCTTTACTACAAGCGCACTTTTTGCCACTTAGAATTGACGGACTCTAATTATAAGCATTGTCCCACTATTGATGAGTGGAGTAAGGTAGAAAAGATTGACAAATTCTTGGCTGTTTTTTATGATGCTACTTGTGCATTTTCTGGAACCAAATATCCTGCTACCAATGTGTACTTTCCATCAGTGTTCATGATTTATCTAACCTTGAGGCAACAAATGGAGAATGAAGATGAGTACATGAGAAGAATGGCAGTCCAAATGCTTGCCAAGTTTGAGAAGTATTGGTTGGACTTCAATGTACTACTAGCTATAGCAGTTACTTTGGACCCTCGTTATAAGCTTCAGTTTGTGGATTTTTGCTATAAGAAGCTTTATGGAAATAGTGGTTCCCCTGCATATTTGAATGTGCGTGagaaattattttctctttacTTGGAATATGCAAGTAATGCTCCTACAACATCAGCAGCAACTGGAAAACGTGGTGGAAAGGTCGTTCATGTGAGTCCAATTCAATCTTTTAGCAAAGAGACTAGAGCAGTTATGCaggtaaaaaattattttaatttaataagttATTTGCTCTTTTGTAAGAGTGATATTTATTGACATTGTTGTTTATTTAGGAATTTGATTCATTTGAAATTGATGAAAAGTCTGCCCATTCACAAAAAAGTCTATTAAAACTCTATTTGGATGAGCCAAGAGTGGACAGGCGTGCAAACTTAGATATTCTCTCATTTTGGAAAGCAAATCAGTTCCAATTCCCTGAATTAGCTTCCATGGCTCGTGATGTTTTGAGTGTTCCTATTTCTACTGCTGCCTCATAGTCTACTTTTAGTGTTGGTGGGAGAGTGATTGATCAATTTAGGAGTTCATTGAGGCCGGACACTGTTGAGGCATTGGTTTGCACTAGAGATTGGCTGTATGGAGAGAAAGGTAATcttatttgtttcattagttattattactctcacattattattatttagttctTGTAAAACTATTGAGGCATGATCATATTTTGTAACTACtaatacttatttatttttatttttttggcatagaaCTTGCACAAATGAAATTGGATGAGCTTGTGGAAGATGTTATGAATTTGGACATCAAAAAAGAATCTATGGATGATAATTGTGGTCATAGTCAAGATTAGTCTACTGTTTGctcaaattttttcaatattgatacttagcatttggcgagttccaaggatattatattttgttgaactatgttattttatttttgttaaactatgttattttgaatttaggcTTCAATTGcacttcttttggagtgtaaagaacttatttctagatatattatatttttgtttaactatACTATTTTGAACatgggttgaagacttgaagtgtatgcattgctttttgagatgtaaaaaacattatttttagatagatgttatatttaatattatgcaggttgaaatggATTGTGTTATATTTGTGTCAACCTAACAtgactcgtttattaagcgtgttaaatgggttgggtcaggtcaacccgccttattaacAGGTCGAGTTAGGGTTGCAAGATcttgacacgattattaaatgggtcgggttagggttgagtcATTTAGTAGAATACCCCTACCTCGACATGACACAAACTCGACacgctaacccgaattgacacccctaaagtttgtgAATGCCAAAGAGCTGGCTGTAGTTGCCTTTACTATGGAGAAGGCAAaggttgagaagaagaagaatgtggCTAACCAGCGGTGCTAAACAAGTTCCGTAATCAATCTGTGGTCAGGTTTGAAGCCAGAGCAAAATCTCTTCCACGATCACAACGAGGTTCTAGAACGAACCATGTGTGTCATCACTGCAGACTTCAAGGGCACACCCGACCAAATTTTCATAACCTGAAAGCATTAAGGAATGCTGGTAATCAAAGGTCAAGAGGACCAAGAAACGACAAGACAACTTGGGCTGTTGAACCATTAAGAGGTCGAAATGGTGATCTCAGAATGATAGAcgtgatgaagatgattggtGCATTCACCAACTGCTTGGAAAGCTTCACAAGAAGGTTTAAAAGTCCTAACTCTCGTACCCAATCCTATAGGGATATCACCCCAAACGCACAtgacgtgtgggtgaaaaagggtactcatgcataagCATTACAACATGTCCAAGCATCAATTCTTCCTATGTCGTGTGATGATGCTTGTCTGTATGTTGATTGgttgtttttttgcttttgctttaaATGTTTTCACATTGCTGTTTTTtaccaatctttttttttttttgtgtcaaaaatccaaaaacacataaagagtagaaaatcctaaaagtttgatcatttttgttgggttttgtctCAAAACATATTTTGCCTTGTACCTTTGTACTAATGGCTTTTTGCATCTACGAGCATAGCTTGTTCTCTATGCACTCATATCATTGTGGGAGAAATCTTAACATCTATGtgactgttgtaaatagatcttcaaacttgtcatgaatgattagtgaATGATTTTGTCGATCTTGAGACATgtatagacttgtgcctatatatcttcccactcctttatttattgttttttcttacAAGAGCTCACCAAATGTAAATCtccaaatgaaaagagatattgagctgcaaagcctgtcgcacatactagtatttgactaggaaaaaggaaaagcgacctttataaaaattgtatgatacccaaaaagccaaaggctatctcatcaaactaaaataacaaaatttctgGCATCAATCTCACAATGAGATGTATTgtttcaaaaagatcaaatgatGTGATGTATatggagccaaatgaaaagcttcaatcTGATGCTATCAAGTTTTGTGGGAAGTCATGTAtgcatatttttataattgagatGGATCACATTATctggttgaattgatcattgaaacttcacATTAGACAAAGGATTATCTCATCTTTgatacccacacacatcacacaagcCTATGATCGATGAATGtcatattcatttgtgtgattgtacttgattaaatgtgttttCACATGCTCAATCTATGTTGATCAAACGAAAAAAGATTTATGAGTGTTTGaagttgtttttggaaagtattttCGTCTttcaaaaatgtcaaaatttcaaaaacagtGTTGCCCTTTTTGGCGACTCAATCGCAGGTTAGTCCAGTTGCATGCCCCAGTCGCGAGCCCATATAGAGATTTCTCGCGACCCACTGGTAGGTAAATGTCCCAGCCgcaaaaaataattagaatatttttaaaattttgggtctTTATTTTTTTCGCAGCTCAAAGTGGCAACTTGTTCGCGGGTGGAAGGTCTAGTGGTGAGGGGTACATAGAGATTTTCGCGGCTTACTTCGCGACTTCCTTGCAGGTAGAGCTTCCAGTTGcgaaaaacacttaaacaaaattttcaaacttttgtCTTTAAGTGCTCTGGTGACTGAGACTGGCGACTTGCACACAACTTGAATCAGTCGCGAAAAACGCGTGTTTTGAGTTTTATGgacagttttttttaaaaaaaattttagttgtccCTCGAACTTTTGTGACTGTTCATTGCCTTCCTTATTTATACCTCTCTCAAACTTACCGTGTTTCTCACATAAACCACCATTGTTCTTCATCATCTCAACTTCAATCCTcaagaaaaggtatgggttttcttattttcactACATATTTCATGTTTATAGCCTTGTTTTTTCCTGAATTTTTGAGTTGTTGCTTGAGTTTTGCAATTTGTATGTTCGAACATGGGTTTGGTTACTTTTGCTGATTTTATTGAATGGGTTTTGCtaattttgatgatttgttGCTTGTTATACATGTTTTTGTGTGTGCCTCTCATCTTTGCGTAGTGTATCTTGTCTGTGCTGTGATGTGCAGATCATGCTCATAGTGTATTGTCTCAAAGACAGTTACTTATTCTTCTAAGATTTTCATAGATTACGTTGTGCTTAAGTTGTACCTGCACTCTAATCTCATGTGTACACCACACACACACCTGTGTTGTTTATACATTAATATATGCTTCAAAACTAACAATGAGTGCTTCTTTCATGGACTAACTTGGATCTAATCTAGTCTATGTTTGTGTCGTGTGGTTTGGAAACTGGCTCTCTGTTGTATGGATGTTATTTAGCAGATGTCTCGTCGTTCCTCTCGAGGAAAAGAGCCTGTAATTGATGCTCCATCATCCCCTATTTCAAAACGGACTCGACGTTCGTCTCAAGCATCAAACAATGAGAGATTTAGGACTCCCCTCGACTCACAGACTTTCTCAAGCATTTTCGAAGACGCTTCTACTGTAGTAGAAAGGGTTGTAAAATTTGATACCCTGGGGACAACATTTATCCCTAGGATCTTTGAAACAAAAGATTGGGCTAGTTTGTTTGGGAACTTTGAAGATCCGATTAAAGAATTGGTTAAGGAGTTCTATTCAAATGCTAGATACACCGGAGTTGAATTGCAGTGTTGGGTACGAGGAAGGGAGTTCAACATCAATCCAGACTACATTGCAAAGGTTCTTCGAATCAATAGGCCGGAAAATGTAGACCCCGACCATATGACGATAAACTTCCTAAGGTACAAGATATTCTTCAAATTCTTGGGCCAAATCATGAGATTCAATCAAAAGGCAAGTCCATTGGAACGGCAAAGTTTGCACCTGACCTAACGACTCTCAAATTGATCATATTCTTCAACCTCTATTCACTCTCGAACACTGCATTTATCAACCTTGGTCGAGCACAATTCCTATGTGATCTCATCACCAGAGCTCTGATTGACATTTGTGCCCACATTTTTCAAACCATTGGGAAAACAGTAGCACGATCAGTAGCCCGAACATGCCTTCCTTTTTGTAGTCTTCTCATGAAGATCATGGTTCTTGAAGGTGTTCATCCCCTAACAGATGGATAAATACTGGCTCGTCTTTGACCATTATCCATGATATCTCTTCAAGCAAGTAAGAGTCACTCTTCTAAAGCACCTAAGAGTGAATCCTTCACTAATGCCACTCCATCCGGTCATGGCTCAGCTACACCTATGCATACAAAAACTTCTCCTCCCATTACTCCTGAGCTATAGATGACTAGCGCTCAGCCTGTAAATCCTAGCTCTCACAATGACCGGATGAGCACTTTGATTGAGGATCTATATAAGCATATTTTCGGATTTGAAAAAGTTCTATACTCCACCAACAACCAAGTTCAAATGCGTCTCACAACCATTGAGACACAGTTAGATGCTATTCAACAAAAGCTAGAGGAAAGCCTTTAGCTATTCGtgccaaaaagggggagagaTAGTATACAGTAAAGGGGAGAGTAATACAAGAATGGGAAGTTGGGAAGTGTGCATTTTGAAAGGGGGAGTTGTGTGAGCTCAAGAGAAGGAATACTGATTTatacacccacacacacacacacacacttttggCTGAcctgttttagcttatttgttTACTGTTGTCTTCGgatcatatttatatatttatgatgtTTTTCAGTATTGTGGTCTATACCCATGTTGCTTTTATGAgcttttagggtttgttttcTATGTTTTGTAGGCTTTTGTGGTTTGTACCATGCTTATGTAGCCTTTATGTTTTTGTTCCTATGCTTTGTAGCTTATGTACTTGATGTTATGCTATGCACTGCTTTAAGTACATCACTCTTGTGTCCTAATAGGATCTTGTTCCTAGATGCATATACTTCATGTATtgtgcattggttgagtgttggaTATGCAAATGATTCTTTGCATTTAAGCTTAATAGCTTGCATGTCCAGATGTTCATTTCAAGTGTGAATGAGCATTGTGGTCACTATTTTATAGTGATTGCCTGTATGGTCAAGCTTTGGTTTATTACTTTACTCCATTGtgcttgatcgcattgtgcttgTCTCATATGCATTTCAAGTTTTTTCAGCATGCAATGATCATATTATGTTGTTGTGTTTCAGGAGACACTTGTTCTTATGATTCAAAAGCTACACAGATTCTAAAGTTAGGTGCGAGTGAGTTTTGTCCAAttgttcccaactcacatgttaagtctagagtttgttttagggttttgtcacggaatagccaaagggagagattgtaaggttgaaatttatcaaccattttgttggctttattccgtgccaatttgtttgtaattcagcacttagaaaccctgtttttaggtgggattcatgtaagggtagtgtgtgagaaagtgtaaAAAAATGCTCAAGACTGTGTAGTGAAGCAAGGACTTACAACTGGATCTTGTGGGTGGCTCGCGGCTTACAAGCCACCAAATGTTGCACACAAGTGAAGCATGCAGAGAAGTTGAACAATCATGCCAACTGGAGCACCACAGGATAAAAAgtccagtctggccattctgtttgctcgCGGCTTGAATTTGCGACTCAGTCAAGTCACGAGGCCAAGTCGCTAGCCAGCTCTGTTTTGAAAAACTAACTCTTTgcattcctttctctctctagtATAAATACCtcttatacccatgaaatgtaaagagcttccaaagagaattttgatagagaaaccctagagaaaaacaagattgactcattcacaatcttcacatagagactcttcaaattcctctactctcttcctctccattgttacatccttgagaggtacattaccaaaaccttttctcactatacccatatctgtgagaaggctgtttggtgctttgaGAAGCAGTTAGGAAtggaccaatttcatattggttgatgctatgggttatagcggaatccggtaagctaaagaagaaatatgtTTGGCGCAACCTTGTTGGAataggagcttagagggcttaggtacactgggtagattaggcttggaaggtcatctgttgtccatgtatcccaactacattctttaatggattattgaccgcttggagggcggtggagaggttttacaccgagggcttcggtttcctcttcgataacacatcattgtgttgtccttgtgtttgcatctctcttcccttagtCTTTACCATTTAATTTCTactgtggatgtgattttatttggtttagattatgttatcaattctgttttagcttatttacattttctgCACGTAAATTGTTTGTtaataagcttgaattggtaatttgtaatttaggggtctaaacgttcataagtgttttacacgcttattgaaatttcaaatacaaagggagaaacatacagaattttgtggTAGAGTGAcatcattgtaaaatggtgtgtatatgagtgtgagacactctttAATTCtcctttttaaaattgattgagagaccacacttcttgggcgtaaagtggaattggagtgaagattaaaagtgttcccgagtacttctaatcttttttttttttttaatttcaccacaccaatgtatgctctcttgttcttgaattctgaaatttgcatagtacatgttaacaattgcgaatgaaatagatccattaattttcagttgcatatgttttgtatgtgatacaaacatgtatttaaccaaCAATATTCTTAGTGATTACCCCCTTGATGAAACAATCACTTACCATACTTCGATATGAAGAGCTCTCGGATTGCTTGGATGATGGAGGAGCTTGACTTCCGAGTTTCCTCCACCATGGTGCTTGAGCACGAGTAGAGCCAGGAATCACAATAATAGATTTTCTAATCCCTCGAACTAAGTTGGCACATAACCATTCCCCAAACTGTTGATCCTCCTTCTTTAAACTTCCTTTACCCCGAAGCCACAACTCACACTCCCTTTCACCATGCAGGCGCTCAAATTTTAATCCCACCCAACCGACCTGCTTACCTTCTGCCCAAAGTTTGCGACAGTGAGGGAGGGGCTTTGTTATGTCCATGGAGACCCTCGCTCAAAGGAATTCATTACCAACACCGTCATCCTCTAGGTCAGCCACTTCAATGACCTTCCCTATTGTGTTGCCTATTGCTTCACCTATGACTTGGGTGAGAGACCTCTCAGGGATGTTGTGAATCTGCACCCAGAATGTGGCCTTGCTAAACTCCAATGATGACACACTTTCAATCTCCCTAACGCACTCGAAAACTACCATATGTTTGTCATATGTCCATGGTTCTAGTTCAAGCACCCTCTCAAGGTCAAGCCCCTCTTTGAAATCAAAAACCAGTATGCTATCACCAAGGTCACAGATTTTCAACTCACCTTTCAATTTCCATAGTGGTTTAAAAGTGTGCCCCACAACCTCCACGTTTagaacccacttggtgaagaaTCGACCAGCTAAtctgtttattttcttttcatcatctttCAAAACTTTAGCCCCAAACTCTTCCTCTTCAGTTAGCGAAAACCAAGACCACATTTTCTCCAGACCTTCCATACTGTAGACATTGATACCAACAATAACCTACCACTGACTAAACAATGACACACCAACCTACCAAAAGAAGAAGGGTCTCGGAGGGGACAGGAAACCTAAACGATGAAAGGGACAAGGATTCTACAAGCAGCCAAAGGGAAAAAACCAAACCCTAGCCATCAGAGTAACTTACTATTGGGTCCTCTTGCGGTTGACTTTTAGGTAAATGAGTTGGTAGGGAATTGatattttatgggttttttttaaaccattagaTCTCTAAGAGATTTATGGTGTAAAAATGGTATAACTTCTATAGAGTTACACTGGGTGTAACTCAGTGCCGGCCCTACGGTATATGCAGTCACCTAAGGCCCcaagtagaaaagaaaaaggcccgcaaattttaaccaatagggttttttttaaaattaattaagcccaaatattagcaaacaaataaaataatttttttatcaaatgaaagacaagaaaaaagaaagaaaaatgctacatccacaacatttttacaaaaaatcctAAGTAGTAAGTTAGTACAAGTTGTTAAcacctaggatttgttgtgtAATATATTGTAAATGTAGTAGCAAACTTCTCAccaaaaattcacaatattttcccAATAGTTgagttagcaaacttttactagttttcacTTACGTCCACCACTAACATCATTCTTTTACTTACTACTATTAATCTACCACATCAATAGttgtgaaaagttttgtcaaattttttgtgtccatagactttctaaaaaaaaaaaattttacatggtTCATGTTAATCAGtaataattttgcatataaaacaatataatagaatttaagca
This portion of the Castanea sativa cultivar Marrone di Chiusa Pesio chromosome 7, ASM4071231v1 genome encodes:
- the LOC142644416 gene encoding uncharacterized protein LOC142644416, whose translation is MEGLEKMWSWFSLTEEEEFGAKVLKDDEKKINRLAGRFFTKWVLNVEVVGHTFKPLWKLKGELKICDLGDSILVFDFKEGLDLERVLELEPWTYDKHMVVFECVREIESVSSLEFSKATFWVQIHNIPERSLTQVIGEAIGNTIGKVIEVADLEDDGVGNEFL